From Aspergillus fumigatus Af293 chromosome 3, whole genome shotgun sequence, a single genomic window includes:
- a CDS encoding arginase: protein MTAPSTIKQRFLSKPNELGVVAVGFNGGQCKLGVEAAPLALIEAGLLNQVRDDLGYQLHYDDTVHYYESLTPLSDPDHRGMKKPRAVSVVTETLSKQVYDYAKDGKFVLTLGGDHSIAIGTISGTAKAIRERLGREMAVIWVDAHADINTPEMSPSGNIHGMPMAFLTRLAREDKKDIFGWLQDEHIINKNKLVYIGLRDVDRGEKQLLREHGIKAFSMHDIDRHGIGRVVEMALAHIGNDTPIHLSFDVDALDPQWAPSTGTPVRGGLTLREGDFICECVHETGNLIAMDLVEVNPSLDEVGASETIRAGCSLVRCALGDTLL, encoded by the exons ATGACAGCGCCGTCGACTATCAAGCAAAGATTCCTGTCCAAGCCAAATGAGCTGGGCGTGGTCGCTGTCGGATTTAACGGTGGTCAG TGCAAACTAGGCGTCGAAGCAGCCCCGCTCGCCTTGATTGAAGCCGGTCTTTTGAATCAAGTGCGCGACGACCTGGGCTATCAACTTCACTATGACGACACTGTGCACTACTACGAGAGCCTGACCCCCTTGAGCGACCCCGACCACCGGGGCATGAAGAAGCCGCGCGCCGTCAGCGTCGTGACGGAGACGCTCAGCAAGCAGGTCTACGACTACGCCAAGGACGGCAAGTTCGTCCTCACACTAGGCGGCGACCACTCGATCGCCATCGGCACTATCTCCGGCACGGCCAAGGCCATCAGGGAGCGACTGGGCCGGGAAATGGCGGTTATCTGGGTCGATGCGCATGCCGATATCAACACGCCGGAGATGAGCCCCAGCGGAAACATCCACGGCATGCCCATGGCCTTCTTGACCCGGCTGGCCCGggaggacaagaaggatatcttcGGGTGGTTGCAGGATGAGcacatcatcaacaagaaCAAGCTGGTGTACATCGGCCTGCGGGATGTGGACCGCGGCGAGAAGCAGCTGCTGCGGGAGCACGGTATCAAGGCATTTAGCATGCATGACATCGACAG ACATGGAATCGGCCGCGTGGTTGAAATGGCGCTCGCTCACATCGGCAACGACACCCCCATCCATCTCTCGTTCGACGTTGACGCCTTGGACCCTCAATGGGCTCCTAGCACAGGCACTCCCGTCCGTGGAGGTCTGACTCTGCGTGAGGGTGACTTCATCTGTGAATGTGTTCACGAGACTGGCAATTTGATCGCCATGGATCTGGTAGAGGTCAACCCCAGCCTGGACGAAGTCGGTGCTTCAGAGACCATTCGAGCCGGTTGCTCTTTGGTGCGGTGCGCACTGGGCGACACACTGCTGTGA